The DNA segment CGAGGCCGATGGCCAGCGGCGTCGCCACCCGTGCCGGGTCGGCGGCGCGCAGCCTCACTGATCCGTGAAGTCGACGGTCTTCAGGTCCCTCGGGCTGAACGACTGGTGGTTGTTGGCCACGAACTCGGCCGTCAGGAGGTGATGGCCGGTGTGGGTCACCTGCATGTCATAGGTGAGCCCGCTGGTCATCGACACGATCTCGCCGTCGAGGCTGAGGTGGATGTGGCCGTGCGTGGGATCGACCCCGGACACGGTCCCGGGCGGGACCAGGGTGGCCCCCACCAGGGTCAGCACCACGTGGACAGTCGTGCCGGTGACCGTGCTGCCGGAGAGGGGCTGCACGATGGTGATCTGGGCCGGGGAGGCCGGGTTCGGGGAGCCCTCGGGCGATGGGCTGCCGGAGGACCCGCCGCCCGTGTTGGCCTTCGAGCTGCACCCGGCCGCGAGGGCCGCCACGAGCGCGCCGGCCGCCAGGAGGACCGCCAGCTTGCCTGGTCCCCGTCCCCGCATCTGCCCCACGAATGTTGGACGGCGGCGGGGAGGTGGCATCATGGCGGTCAGTGTATACCCGGCACTTGGCGACCTGGTCTGCCGTCGGAATGCTCGCCCTGGCCTTCCTGTTAGCGGGTGCGGCGCCCGCCTCGGCCCACACCACAGGGCCACAGCTCATCTCCAGCTTTGACCGGTTCTCGCCCCAGATTTCGGGTGTTTCCTACAGCATCCTCTCCACCGGCAGCGCCCCGTACATCACTGTGCAGGTGAACGGCCAGCACACGTTCGACATCTTCGGATTGCAGGGCGAGCCGTTCATCCGCATCACCGCAGCCGGCGTGCAGCTCAACCGGAACTCGCCCAGCGATTACCTGGTCACCAACCCGTCCAAGACGGTGACGCTGCCGGCGACCGTCAACCCGGTGACATCCTGGGAGCACGTCGCCGATCAACCGGCCTTCCACTACTACGAAACCCGGGCGGAATGGCCCCACATCGGCCAGCCCCAGGAGGCCAAAGCGCTCGGCCGCACAGCCACCGTCTACCGGTTCACCATCCCGGCGTCCTACGACGGCACTCCCGTGGCGATCGTCGGGCATGTGACCTGGGTCCCGGCCCCCATCAACCTCGAGGTGCCCCTGCTCTTCGTCCCGATCGGCGTGGTGATCCTGCTGTGGATCGAACCGAAGGCCAAGCCGTACGTCAGCCGGATCGCGGTGGGCACGGCGGTGGTCGCCCTCCTGGGCGTGGCGGTGGATGCCGGCCGGAGCGTCCTGACCTTCTCCTCCCAGACCGGCGGCCTCCGGGCCGCTCCCCTGGCAATCCTTCCCGGGCTGGTGCTGATTGCGGCAGTGGCGGTGCCCCGGCTAAGCCGGGGGCATCGGGGAGCGTATGCGACCGTGCTCCTCTTCGGCCTCTATATGGTCACCTTCGGCCTCGTGCGGCTGGGCCTGCTCACCACGTCGCCCTCGGGGGCGATCCTGTGGCTCCACCGGGCGGAGCTGGGGCTGGGCGCGCTCACCACCGCCGGCGGTGGGATGCTGCTGTTCCTCACCTCACCGGTGCGGGCCCATGCCACCCGCAGAAGGCGGCAGCCGGTGTCCCCGCCGAGGCCAGCGCGGGACACCTAGCCAGCCGGGCTGGACTTCTTCTAGAAGGAGCTTCTCGGCCTGCGCTTCGCCCCGCCGGGGGTCTCGGGGCCCGGGGCGGGAAGGCTGGGCGCGGCCTCGGGGGTCGCTTTCGCTTCGGGTTTCGGTGCCGCCTGCGCGGTTGGCTTGGCTACCGGCCTGGCAACTGGCTTGGCTACCGGCTTGGCCGGGACTTTGGCAGCCTGCTTGGCAGGGGCCAGCTTGGGAGAGGCTGCCTTTGGTGCCGGCTTGGATGCCAGGCTGGGAGCCGGCTTGGCGGCCGGCTTTAGCGAAGGCTTCACCGGGGCGGGGGGGGCCACTTTGGCGACGGGTTTGGGGGCGGCTTTGGCTTCAGGCTTGGTCACCGGCTTCGAGACGGGTGTCGCGGCTGGCTTGGCAGCGGGTTTTGCTGAGAGTTTCTCCAAGAGTTTCGCAGAGGGTTTTCCCGAAAGTTTCGTCGATGGTTTTGCCTCTACTTTCGGCGCGACCTTCGGTGTCCCTTGCGAAGTCGGCCTCGGCGCCAGCACTGGTACCGGCTTGGGTGTGGCCTGGGTCGCTGGGGACTTGGGTGCCGCCTTGGGTGTCGCCTTGACAGCTGAAGGCTTGGCCGCGAACGGCTTCGGGGTGGGCTTCGCCGTCGCCTCCGTGGGTGCCGGCGCGGGTGCGGGCTTGGGAGTCGCCCTGGCCGCCGCGGGCTTGGCCGCGGGCTTGGCCGCGGGCTTGGCGGCCGCGACAGGCTTGGCGGGCAGCACGGGTGCGGGCTTGGGGGTTGCCTTGGCGGCGGCCGGCTTCGGTGCGACCGGCTCCGTCTCCGGGGCCTTGGGTGCGACAGGTGGTGCCGCGGGGGCCGCTGCTTCAGGCGCGGGGCCCGGGCGCGTCCTGCGGCCACCCCCGAAGCTGCTCGCCGGGCGGTGCTCGCCGGGTGCCGGCGCGGCGGGCGCCGCCGCCGGGCGGCGGGCCGCAACCGGCGCCGCCGGGGGGGTGGGGGGCGTCCAGGGGGCGATGGCCGGCTCGTCGTTCTCCGCGGCCTCGGCGGTGGGCCGGGCCGCCGACGCGGCCGGCTCCGCACTCCGGGCGTAGCGGCGCATGGGCCGGTGGGGTTCTGGGCCGGGAGCGGGGGCGGGTGGCTCCGCCATCTCAGGCTCGGGTTCCGCCTCGCCTTCGGGCGGGATCTCGGGCGCGATCTGGGGGGCCGACCGGAGTTCGTAGTCGGGGGCCGCCGGGCCCGACCGCATCCGGCGGCGACGGGCGGACCACGGGAGCGCCTCATCCCCGGCGTCCGCGGTCCGGGCAGCGGGCCCCGACGCGGCGGGCCCCGACGCGGCAACCGCCTCGGAGCCCGGGAACCCCACCCGGGAACGGCTCGGCGCCCGCTCGGGAACCGGGACCGGGGGTGAGGCCAACTCGGCGGCCCGCTGCTCGCGGCGGCGCATGACCCGGTCCAGCCACTCATCCTGCTCCCGGTGCGGGGCACCGGAAGCGACGCCCGTCTCGGCCGGCCCCGATGCTGGTGTGCGCTCGGGGGCAGGCGTCGGGGTGCGGGGGGCTGCGGGGCGGCGCTGCGACTCGATGGGCTGCGCCAGCAGCGCCTCCACCTCAGCCTGGGCGCGGGCGAGCAGCTCCTCGGGCGTGTCCGTCCGGGGACCCGACTCGAAGGACAGGCCCGGACCATCGGCCGCCCCCTCGAGGCTGGTCTCGGCGCTGCGGTCGTCATCGGTCGGCGGCTCCCAGCGGGGCGGGCCGGGCTGGGCGTAGTCGTCCTCCTCCATGCCGGTCTCCATGCCGGTTTCCATCGAGGTGTGCAGCGGCGGGACGACCTCAAGGGCCGGCGACGCCTCCTCGGGGGGCGCCTCTGGCGTCGGCTGGCCGCCGCCGGCCCGGCGCACAAACCGGGCGAAGCGCGACTGGATGGGGTCCGGGGAGGCGCCGGCCTGCACCGGCATCGACATGGTGGGCGAGTCTGCCGGGGTGTAGGCGGGCACCGCCGGGCCGGCGAACGAGCCGGTCGCCTCAGGCCGGGATGCCTCCTCCGGCGGGGCAGTCCAGCGGGGCGACACCGGGGCCTCGGCCCCGTCCGCGGTGGCGAGGTCGTTGCGTCCCCGCACCCGATCGAGGACCGAGGAGGCAATCAGCAACAGGAATGCCACGATGGCGGTCACGATCGCCAGGTAGGTCGCCGGATTGGACTGCTGGAGCCATCCGTACAGCAGCGCGACGCCTGCTACACCAACGAACCCGAGAGAAGCCTTGTACATCGTAGGTCACCCCTTCATGATGATTTGTGTTGCCAGACGGGGACATCGCCGTCATGATAATTATCCCACCAGGTCGCCGCCGTCCCGGCGAGGAACCTGGCGAAGGGAGAGCCGGGACGCTCGATCGGCGCTCCGCCCACAGCTCCGCTATCAGCTACCACAGTAACGGCAAAACTCCTCATCGAGTTGAGCGTTCGGGTTCATCACTGGCCGAAGGGCTCAGCCCTTGCCCCAGAAGAGCTCGCGTACCGAGCGCCGCCCGGCCTCGTCCTCGGCCGGGCTGGCGTGGTCGTCCTCAGCGGGGGCCGATCCCGATCCCGATCCCGATCCCGGGGGGAAGATCGGGGCGCGGTCGCTGACGCCGGGGTCCGCTCCCTCCCCTGATGACCGGGGGGAGAACGATGAGGCGGGCCGGCTCCACGGAGACATGCCGGGATCTGGCCCAGTGCCTGCCGGGTCGGGCGCGCCGGGCGGTGACGGATCGGCCACCCTCGGCGGTCCGGGAGGGGCCGGTCCGCCTCCGGGCACGCCCACCGGGTCGCCCCAGGCGCCGGCCTCCTGGGTGTAGCCGGCCTGTGCGTCGGTCCGTGCGTTGCCCGCCGACGGGTCGGCGGACCCGCCCAGCGTAGTGCCCCAGAACGGCTCGGCGGTGGAGGGGCTGGACAGGGGGGCGGCGGGCGCAGTGTCGGGGGGCGGCATCGTGGCCCACGACGGAAGGGCGGGAGGCGGCTCCGGGGCGGGAGGGACCGCCGGCGCCGCCTCCACCGGGGGAACCGGTGGGAGACGAATGGGGTCCTCGGGGACCGCCACGTCGAGGTCATCGGGCGGTGGTCCCAGCACGCTCAGGCTCTGCAGCTGGCCCTCGACGAAGGTGCGCAGGCGGGCATGGTGCTCGGTGTACAGCTCCCGGAGCCGGCGGGCCTGCTCGGCGATGCGGCGCAGCCGGTCCTCGGCCCCCGAGACCGCGGCGGCGGCCCGGCGGCTGGACTCGGAGTCCAGCTGCGCGGCGCGCGAGCGGGCGTCGGCCACGATCTGCTCGGCCTGGGCCTCGGCCTCGGCCACCGCTTCGTCGGCGGCACGCTGGGCAGCGAGCAGCGTGCGCTTCAGGATGCTCTCGGCATTGGCCGCGGAGAAGCCCACGGAGGGGGCGGGGTGCGCCGGGGTGGGGATGCTCGGGACATACGCCGGCTCCTCCACCGCGGGCCGGCGGGCCTCCTTCCCCAGCCTCCGGGCCTCCTCGACCGCCCGGCGGTTCTCGTCGAGCAACCGGCGGTTCTCGTCCGCCAGGCGGCGGCTCTCGTCGATGGCCCGGCGGCTGTCCTCGAACATCTGGCGCCCGGTGTCGATCTGCGTCTCGAGCTCTCGTGCGCGCTGCGTGGTCGCCTCGACCTGCAGGTACAGGGCTTTGAAGCTGGCCGCCACCTCGTCGAGGAAGAGGTCCACTTCTTCGTGGTTGTAGCCACGAAACGCGTCGTGGAACCGCTTGGATTCGATGTCCTCTGGGGTCAGCGTCATAGCAGCGCCCCTCCTGTTCCGCACACAATCCCGTGGGCGACAATGATGATGATGAACCAGACCAAGAATGCCAGATCGAGCGGGAAATTGAAGGGTTGGGGTACCACCTTGCGCAGCGCGTTCACCGGCGGATCGACCAGCGCATAGACCGCGTCCAGGACAGGGCGGAGCCCACCGGGCGGCGCCCACCCGGGCTTGAACATGAACACGAAGCCGATGATCACGCGCACCCAGAGGATGATCTCGTAGGCACCGATGACCGAGCAGAGGAACGTCATCGGTTAGAACTCATCGAAAAAGCCGCGCTCCATCAGACGCCGGCGCTCCTCGGCCGAGACCTCGACGTTGGCGGGTGTGATCAGGTAGACGCGGGGGGCGAGGCGCTGGACCCGGCCCTCCAGCCCGTAGGCCAGCCCGGAGGCGAAGGCGGTCAGGCGCTTGAACAGGTCCTCCTCGATGCCCTGCAGGTTCATGATCACCGGCACCGAGGCCCGCAGCTTGTCGCCGATCTCCTTGGCGTCGTCGTAGGCCCGGGGCTCCACGATGTGGACCTGGCCGAGCGACTTCGGCTGCGGGACCGGGCGCTGCGCGGCGGAGGCGAGGTCATCACGGGTGATCTTGCGTATGGTCGAGGAGTTGTCCCGCGGCGGCTCTTCGTACGCCTGCATCTCCTCTTCGAAGTCGTCCTCTTCGACGAGCCCCAGGTACAGCAGCGTCTTCCTCCAGACACCCATGGACGTCACCTTCCCCCTAGCCAAGTTGAGCCCAAGTTCAGCGTGCGGTCGCCCCCCGTGCGGGCGGGCCGGGGCCCGAACAGGGCCTCGCCGATCCGCACAATCGTCGCGCCCTCTTCCACGGCCACCCCGTAATCCTGGCTCATTCCCATCGAAAGGTGGTGGAATACGCCGGAATCGGTGCTCGCGGCCAGTTGATCGCTGAGCTGCGCCAGCCTCCGGAAGTAGGGCCGGGCCTCCCCGGGAGAGCCCAGCGGGGGCGCCATCCCCATGAGCCCGGTCACGCGGACGTGGGGCAGGGGGGCCAAGGCCTCGGCCAGGCGCGGCACGTCGGCCGGAGCGATCCCGCCCCGGGCTGGATCGCCCGACAAGTTCACCTCGATGAGCACCTCCACCGTGCGCGCGGCACGACGATCAAACTCCGTCGCCAACTCGGCACGGTCGATCGAGTGGACGAGGTCGACCCAGCCGGCCAGGAACCTGACCTTGTTCCGCTGCAACCTGCCGACGAAGTGCCACCTGACCTGCGTGCGTAGTTCCTTATACTTCGCCGCAGCCTCCTGGACCCGGTTTTCGCCGAAATCTCGTTGCCCAAGTGCGATGAGATCGCGCATCGGTGCCACACCGAAGCCCTTGCTGACCGCGACGAGCGTCACGCTCCCCGGGTCGCGCCCGGCACGCCGAGCGGCCGCGGCAACCTCGTCTTGGACACGCTGGTAGCGCCCGGCGAGCTCGCTCACGGGACCCACACCACCAAGGCCTGCCGGCCCGTCGTCCCTCCCCCGCGGGCGTCGCGGCGGTGGGAAAAGAACCTCGGGTCGCACGCCGTGCACGCCGGGCCTCCGGTCAGGCCGTCACTCGGTGCATCGCCCTCGGCGACCGCCACCCCGGCGCGGGCCAGCACCCAGGTCGCGGCCGCCCGGAGGTCGAAGTGGGTGGCGCCGCCCACCGTTCGGGTGCAGGCGGGCGCGCCCGGCCGCCGGGCGACGAAGGCCGCCGAGACCTCGGGGCCCACCTCGTAGCAGCACGGGCCGATGCACGGCCCGATCCAGGCCACCAGGGCGTCCCGGGGCGCGCCGATGGCGGACACCGCCGCCTCGATCACCCCGGCACACAGGCCGCGCCAGCCGGCGTGGACCGCGGCGGCCACGCCCTCACCCACCAGGGCGATGGGAACGCAGTCGGCCACCAGCACCGCCGCCGGCCGGCCGGGCTCGTGCACGACCACCGCGTCGGCGTCCTCGGGCCCGCCACCCGCCGCCGGATCCACCAGGACCCCGCAGCCGTGCACCTGGCGGGCGAGCGCCCAGGTGGGGCCCCACGCCGGGGCGAGGCCGAGCGCGGCGGAAAGGCGCTCCCGGTTGGCCGCCACCCGCTCCGGGTCGTCGCCGGTGGCCACGCTCAGGTTCAGCGAGTCGTACGGGGGGGCGCTCACCCCGCCCAGGCGGGTGCTGAAGGCCACGCCGGGCACCTGGCTGCCGGGGGGCGCAAGGAGAGGGACATCCGGGCGCGCCGAGACCCCGGGCCGGGGCTGCCGGCCTCCGGGGGGGACGGAGACCGGCAGGGCCCTGGGGTCGCTCAGGCCGGTGGGGGGGAGCCTACGGCCTGCGAAGGAAGCTCGGGATATCGAGGTCCTCGTCTTCGTCGGCGTCGAAGATGTAGGTCGGTTCACGGGTTTCGGGGCGCTCCCGCTCGGGCTCCCGGGCGTAGACGGGCTCGGGGGCGTAGGTGGGCTCGCCGCCGCCGAAGGGTTCGATGACGTAGTCCTCGCCCTCGAGCGGCTCCAGGTCCAGCACCGTGGCGTGGCGGCCGGCCATGGCCGGTTCCACCGCCTGGGTCGTCCAGCGGTCGAAGCCCGAGGCGATGACGGTGACCCGCACCTCGTCGCCCAGCTGGTCGTCCACCACGGCGCCGAAGATGATGTTGGCGTCCGGGTGGGCGGACTTGGCCACGATCTCGGCCGCCTCGTGGACCTCGAACAGGCCCAGGTCGCTGCCACCGCAGATGTTGAGCAGCACGCCGCGGGCGCCCTCGACCGAGGCCTCGAGCAGCGGCGAGGAGATGGCGTTGCGGGCCGCCTCGGCCGCCCGGTTCTCGCCCCGGGCGGTACCGATGCCCATGAGCGACGAGCCGGCGTTGGTCATGATCGTCTTGACGTCGGCGAAGTCGAGGTTGATGAGCCCGGGTGTGGTGATCAGGTCCGTGATGCCCTGGACACCCTGGAGCAGCACCTCGTCGGCCATCTTGAAGGCCTCGAGGACCGAGGTTGTCTCATCGCACACCTGGAGCAGCCGGTCGTTCGGGATGATGATCAGGGTGTCGAGCTTGTCCTTCAGGCTCATGATCCCCTGCTCGGCCACCACTGCCCGTCGGCGCCCCTCGAAGGAGAACGGCCGGGTGACGACGCCGATGGTGAGGGCGCCCTGCGCCTTGGCGATCTCCGCCACCACCGGGGCCCCGCCGGTGCCGGTGCCGCCGCCCTTGCCGGCGGTGATGAACACCATGTCGGCGCCCTTCAGCACCTCCTCGATCTCGTCGCGGTGCTCCTCCGCCGCCTGGCGCCCCACTTCCGGGTCGGCACCGGCGCCGAGGCCACGGGTCAGGTTCCGGCCGATGTCCAGCTTGACGTCGGCGTCTGACATCAGGAGGGCCTGGGCGTCGGTGTTGACCGCGATGAACTCCACGCCCTTGAGGCCGGAGTCGATCATCCGGTTGACCGCGTTGACCCCGCCGCCACCAATCCCGACGACCTTGATGACCGCCAGGTAATTCTGCAGGCCCATGGCCATGTCCACCTCCGGATCCCGTGACCCTTAACCATGAAGTTAAGGTTCATAGATGACTCTTATGAAGCTCTGGTAGAGCAATATAGTGGTACCAGAGGCAAAGGTCAACCTGTCGACAAGAAAACATGGTTGTAACTTCTTGCCAGTGATCGTCGGGATCGGCCGGGACTGGAGTCATGTGGGGTCAACAGCAGTTCTCTGCTGCCCGTAGATGTTGCCTGGTGTAAAGAAGAGTTAGTGCGGGACCGCTGCCGGGTGGGCGGGGGCCTGCACGTCGATGCTGGCGAAGCTCTGCCCGGTGGCGAGGAGTGCGGTGACATCGGCGTTTTTGTCCGCCAGCGCGTGGGCGTCCCCGTAGACGATCCGGGTGTGGTCGGTGAGGAGGATGCTGATGAGATCGGCGGCTGGGGCCTGGATGCTCGCCAACCGGGAGCGGAGGTCCTGGGGCAGCGCGCCGAGCACAGCCACCGCCGGGGCGAACGCGGTGGAGGTCACGGTCGTCCCGGGGAGCGGTGCGCCGATATCCAGCTGGTTGACCGCCGGGTAGCCCGTGTTGCCCGCCGACAGGACCCGCCCGGTGCGGTCCACCAGGTAGGCCCGGACGGGGCCGATGACCACCACGGCGGGGCGGCGCTCCGTGACCACGATCCGGATCCGGGACGGCAGCACGTGGCTGACCGAGGCCGTCGCCACCCACGGCAGCGCCTCCACTCGGCGGGCCACCGCCGAGGACGAGATGTCGGTGAGCCGGGTGCCGGGCACCAGGGCGGCGACCCCGATGATCTCGGCCGCCGGGGTGTGGCGATTGCCGGCCACCTGCACCGAGCGGAACTTCAGCCACGAGGAGTTCCACACCGCCACGGCACCGGCGGCGAGCAGGACCAGGAGGGCGACCAGCCCGACGGCCAGCTTGACCCGCCGCGTTCCGCGCGTGCGCGGGGTTCGTCCTGCTCCTCGGGGCGCTCCTCGGGGCGCTCCTCGGGGCGCTCCTCGGGCACCCGGGCCGCCGCGGGCGCCGGTGGGCCCCTGAGCGCCGCGGGGAGACGGGGCGCGCCCGCTCATGTACGCAGGGGCGGGCCGCCGAAGGCGCCCACCAGGCGGACCTCGGGGACCAGCACGACCCCCGTCGCCTCGGCGACCGCCGCCTGGACCGAGGCGAGGAGGTCGTGAACCTGGCTCGCCCGGGCGCCGGCCGAGGCCACGAAGAAGTTGGCGTGCTTGGGCGAGACCTCGACTGCCCCCACCCGGAACCCCTTGAGCCCGCACTCCTCGATCAGGCGCCCGGCCGAAGGGGCGGGCGGGGGCGGGTTGCGGAACATCGACCCGGCGGTACGGGGCTCGGTGGGCTGGGTCGCCGCCCGGTGGTCCCGGTAGCGCTGCATCCGGGCGGCGATGTCCTGGGGAGATCCCGCCTGCAGGTGGAGGCGGGCGGCACACACGATGTCGCGCTCCCCCAGGCCGGTGGAGCGGTAGCCCAGGCCGAGGTCGGCGGCGGGCGCGTCGGCGGCGGCCGCCTCGCCCAGCCGGTAGATGCGCGCCCGGCGCAGCACCGCGGCGAACGACGAGTCGTGGGCGCCGGCGTTCATGCGCACGGCCCCGCCCACCGTCGCCGGGATGGCCACGGCGAACTCCAGGCCGGTCAGTGCCCGCCGGGCGGCCCAGTTGGCCAGCCGGCCGAGGGGTGTGGCGCCGCCGGCATCGAGGGCCTCCTCATCGTCGTCGGCAGCCCGGATCCAGTCGAAGCCCTTCCCCAGGCGCAGCACGATGCCCGCGAACCCGGCGTCGGAGATCAGCAGGTTGCTCCCCCGCCCCAGGGCGAGCACCGGGAGCCCGGCGCCCTCGGCCGCCAGAGCGGTGGCCGCCAGGTCCTCCTCCGCTTCGGCCTCCACCAGGATGGCGGCGGCCCCGCCCAGGCGGTAGGTGGTGAACGGGGCCAGCTCGGCGTCAGTGGACACCCGGCCCCGCACCGAGGTGCGCAGGCTGCGGGCGACGGCGGCGAACCCGGCGGTCACCGCTCCGGGCGCACGGCGTCGCCGTGGGCGAGGACCCGTTGGGGCAGCGTCGTGATGTCGCCCGCCCCCAGGCTCAGCAGCAAGTCCCCGGGCCGCAGCAAGCCCCGGACGTAGTCGGCCGCCTCCTCCAGGTGAGGGAGGTAGGCCACCCGCCGCCCGGGGGCGGCGTCACACACCGCGTCCACCACCAGCTTGCCGGTCACCCCCGGGATGGGCTGCTCGCGGGCGCCGTAGACGTCGGTGACCACCACGACGTCGGCCCGGGCGAGCGCCGAGCCGAAGGCAGGCCACATCGCCTGCGTGCGGGAGTAGAGGTGGGGCTGGAAGACCGCCAGCACCCGGCGCCACGGACCCCAGCGGGCGGCCTCCAGGGTGGCGGCGATCTCGGTCGGGTGGTGGGCGTAGTCGTCCACCAGGTCCGCCCCCAGGACGCTCCCCCGGTACTCGAAGCGCCGGCTGGCCCCGGCGAACTGGGCGAGCCCGTCGGCGACCGCCCGCGGCTCCAGGCCGAGGGCCAGCCCGACCCCGGCGGCCGCCAGGGAGTTGCACACGTTGTGCCGGCCGGCGATCCGGAGGGCGACCGGGACCGCGGGCACGCCGTCGATGGTCAGCGTGAAGCGGGAGCCCTCGGCGCTGGTCTCGATGCCCTCGGCCCCGATCCGCAGGTCGGGCGGCAGCCCGGCGGGCAGGTCCACCGCCGGTGTCTCCAGGCCGTAGACCACCAGGTCCCCGGTGGCGTGCGCGGCGAGCGCTGCCGCCCGGGCGTCGTCGCCGCACAGGATGACGGTGCCGGTGGTGGCCGCGACGAAGGCCCCGAAGGCCTCGATGAGCTGCGCCAAGCCGCCGTAGTGGTCCAGGTGGTCGTCCTCGACGTTGGTCACCACAGCCACCTCGGGGGCCAGCCACAGGAAGGACTGGTACGCCTCGTCCGCCTCCACGACGGCGACGGTCCCCCCGCCCAGGTGGCCCCCGGCGCCCCGCCGGGCGAGGTCCGCCCCCAGCAGCCAGGTGGGCTCCCGGCCCGCCACCTGCAGCATCGTGGCCACCATGCCCGACGTCGTCGTCTTGCCGTGGGTGCCCGCCACCGCCACGGTGCGCAGGCCCTCGACGATCCTCGCCAGGCATTCCCCGCGGGTGAGCACCGGGATGCCCGCCGTGCGGGCAGCCTCGAGCTCGACATTGGACTCCGGCACGGCGGCCGATGCCACCACCAGGGCGGCGCCCGCCACTCGGCGCGCCCGGTGCCCGATCTCGACCGTCACCCCGAGCGCCCGCAGGGCGGAAAGCACAGTGGACTCCCGCTGGTCCGAGCCCGACACCGGGTAGCCCGCCTCCCGCAGGACGCGGGCGATGGCGCTCATCCCCGCCCCACCGATGCCCACCAGGTGGACCCGACCGCCCGGGGCCACGGGCAGTCCCGGGAGCCGGCTCACCGGCCCGCCACCTCGAGCACGAGGTCGGCCAGGTCCCGGGCGGCGTCGGGCTTGGCGAACCCCCGGAGAGCGGCGCTCATCGCAGCCAGGGTGGGCGGGTCGTCCAGCAGGCCATCCACCTCGGCGGCCAGGCGGTCACGGGTGCAGTCGGCATCGAGCACCAGCCGGACGGCATCAAGCTCAACCAGAGGTTGAGCATTGCGCACCTGGTGTGCCCCGGCGTGCGGGTAGGGCACCACGATGCACGGCAGCCCGGTCGCGGCGATCTCAAACAGGGTGGCGGCGCCCGCCCGGCAGACGCCGAGGTCGGCAGCCGCGTAGGCGAGATCCATCCGGTCGGTGAAGCCCACCAGCCGCCACACCAGCGCGTCGCCCGGCCGGCGCTCCGCGGCCAGCGCGGCCTCAGCCGCGGGCAGCTCCTTCGGGCCCACCAGGTGGAGCACCTGGCGGTCGGCCCGGTCACGCCAGACGTCATAGGCCCCGAGTGCCGCCTGGTTGATGTGCCGGGCGCCCTGGCTCCCGCCGAAGACCAGCAGGGTCCGGCGGGCGGCCTCCAGGCCGAAGTGCTCCCAGGCGGCGGGGCGCAGGGCGGGGCGGTCCAGGTGGGCGAGTTCCGGCCGGACCGGGTTGCCGGTCACCACGACCCGGGGCCAGCGCCGCGCCCAGGGGGCTCCCGCCTCCCCGGTCCCGGGGAAGGACACGGCCACGACCGAGGCCCAGGGAGCCGCCAGGCGGGTGGCCCGGCCCGGGACGGCGTTCTGCTCGTGGACCACCAGCGGCACCCGGGCCAGCCGGGCGGCCACCGCCACCGGCACGCTGGCGTAGCCCGCGCACCCCACGGCCACACGCGCGTGGACCCGGCGCAGCAGCACCCGGGCGCGCAGGGTGGCCACGCCGGTGCGGGCGGAGGCCGAGAGGTTGCGCGGCAGGTCACGGGGCGCCAGGGAGCGCCGGAACCCGATCACGTCCATGCCTTCGAAGGGTATGCCCGCGGCTGCCGCCGCGCGGGCCTCGGGGCCACCGGTCGTGCCCGCCAGGACCACCCGGGCCCGGGCCGGCTCCGCCACCAGGGCCTCGGCGAGCGCCAGAGCCACGAACCCGTGCCCCCCGGTACCCCCGCCGGCGATCACGACACCGGGCAGCGAGGGGTCCCCCACCTCCCGGGCCTCAGTCAGCGTCTTCGGCGCCGGCCCCGGCCGCCGCGCCTGCCGCAGGGGCGCCGGCACTGGCGTCGGCCTCCGCCAACCGGGCGGCGGTCTCCGCCCGCGCGAGACCGCCCAGGCGCGCGATGGACAGCAGCAGCCCGATCGCCGCCAGGGTCACCACCAGCGACGTGCTGCCGAAGCTGATCAGCGGGAGGGGCACGCCGGTGATCGGCAGCATCCCGGTCACCGCGCCCACGTTGATCACGGCCTGGATCCCGATCCACGCCGTGATCCCGCCGGCCACCAGGAACCCGAACCGGTCGGGGGCCTCGCGGGCGGTGCGGATCCCGAGGTAGAGGAAGAAAGCAAAGGCCCCCAGCACCAGCAGGGTCCCCACCA comes from the Actinomycetota bacterium genome and includes:
- the murB gene encoding UDP-N-acetylmuramate dehydrogenase, coding for MTAGFAAVARSLRTSVRGRVSTDAELAPFTTYRLGGAAAILVEAEAEEDLAATALAAEGAGLPVLALGRGSNLLISDAGFAGIVLRLGKGFDWIRAADDDEEALDAGGATPLGRLANWAARRALTGLEFAVAIPATVGGAVRMNAGAHDSSFAAVLRRARIYRLGEAAAADAPAADLGLGYRSTGLGERDIVCAARLHLQAGSPQDIAARMQRYRDHRAATQPTEPRTAGSMFRNPPPPAPSAGRLIEECGLKGFRVGAVEVSPKHANFFVASAGARASQVHDLLASVQAAVAEATGVVLVPEVRLVGAFGGPPLRT
- the murC gene encoding UDP-N-acetylmuramate--L-alanine ligase; the encoded protein is MSRLPGLPVAPGGRVHLVGIGGAGMSAIARVLREAGYPVSGSDQRESTVLSALRALGVTVEIGHRARRVAGAALVVASAAVPESNVELEAARTAGIPVLTRGECLARIVEGLRTVAVAGTHGKTTTSGMVATMLQVAGREPTWLLGADLARRGAGGHLGGGTVAVVEADEAYQSFLWLAPEVAVVTNVEDDHLDHYGGLAQLIEAFGAFVAATTGTVILCGDDARAAALAAHATGDLVVYGLETPAVDLPAGLPPDLRIGAEGIETSAEGSRFTLTIDGVPAVPVALRIAGRHNVCNSLAAAGVGLALGLEPRAVADGLAQFAGASRRFEYRGSVLGADLVDDYAHHPTEIAATLEAARWGPWRRVLAVFQPHLYSRTQAMWPAFGSALARADVVVVTDVYGAREQPIPGVTGKLVVDAVCDAAPGRRVAYLPHLEEAADYVRGLLRPGDLLLSLGAGDITTLPQRVLAHGDAVRPER
- a CDS encoding UDP-N-acetylglucosamine--N-acetylmuramyl-(pentapeptide) pyrophosphoryl-undecaprenol N-acetylglucosamine transferase, with the protein product MPAPLRQARRPGPAPKTLTEAREVGDPSLPGVVIAGGGTGGHGFVALALAEALVAEPARARVVLAGTTGGPEARAAAAAGIPFEGMDVIGFRRSLAPRDLPRNLSASARTGVATLRARVLLRRVHARVAVGCAGYASVPVAVAARLARVPLVVHEQNAVPGRATRLAAPWASVVAVSFPGTGEAGAPWARRWPRVVVTGNPVRPELAHLDRPALRPAAWEHFGLEAARRTLLVFGGSQGARHINQAALGAYDVWRDRADRQVLHLVGPKELPAAEAALAAERRPGDALVWRLVGFTDRMDLAYAAADLGVCRAGAATLFEIAATGLPCIVVPYPHAGAHQVRNAQPLVELDAVRLVLDADCTRDRLAAEVDGLLDDPPTLAAMSAALRGFAKPDAARDLADLVLEVAGR